One window of the Vigna radiata var. radiata cultivar VC1973A chromosome 1, Vradiata_ver6, whole genome shotgun sequence genome contains the following:
- the LOC111241590 gene encoding uncharacterized protein LOC111241590: protein MEKILRSLDPKFEHIVTITEETKDLEAMSIEKLLASLQAYEEKKKKEEIVEQVLKFGHYASECRAPNKNKVEEKANYAEERCQKDGTLLLAYKGQDKGEDNQWYLDSGASNHMCGKMSMFVELDKSIEGNVAFGDESKVAVKGKGNVLIRLKNGEHQFTSNVYYVPSMKSNILSLGQLLEKGYDIQLKNNNLSIRDNTSRFIAKVPMTRNRMFVLNIQSDGPQCLKMC from the exons ATGGAGAAAATTCTTAGATCATTAGATCCAAAGTTCGAACATATTGTCACCATTACCGAAGAAACCAAGGACTTGGAGGCTATGTCAATAGAGAAACTTCTTGCTTCATTGCAAgcttatgaagaaaagaaaaagaaggaagagatcGTGGAACAAGTCCTCAAG TTTGGACATTATGCTTCTGAATGTAGAGCccctaacaaaaataaagtcgAAGAGAAAGCCAATTATGCTGAAGAAAGGTGTCAAAAAGATGGTACCTTGCTATTGGCTTACAAGGGCCAAGATAAAGGCGAGGATAATCAGTGGTACCTTGATAGTGGAGCAAGTAACCATATGTGTGGGAAAATGAGCATGTTCGTAGAGCTTGACAAATCAATAGAGGGAAACGTGGCTTTTGGAGATGAATCAAAGGTGGCAGTGAAAGGAAAAGGTAATGTCCTCATCCGACTAAAGAATGGAGAACATCAATTTACTTCCAACGTATATTATGTGCCAAGCATGAAGAGCAACATCTTGAGCTTAGGACAACTCTTAGAGAAAGGTTATGATATTCAACTTAAGAATAATAACCTTTCTATAAGAGATAATACAAGTAGATTCATTGCAAAGGTGCCAATGACAAGAAATAGAATGTTCGTGCTCAACATTCAAAGTGATGGCCCACAATGTCTCAAGATGTGCTAA